TTTTGGAAAAACTATGGAATGACCTGTTGGCCATGATTATCTGCTAAAGACAAATTTTTGATTTGGAAACAAGTTTTTGGTTTGTTTCCGCTAGGAGAAATAATGAAAAATTCCACTCTCGTCATGCTAGCTGCATTGTCACCAACCGTCTTAGTCGCCGCTCACGCTAACGAAGCTACACAAGTTAGTGTTCAAACAGCACAGTTCCAGCCAATCTACCAAACCAAGACATACAGTACTGGTTTGATTGCTTCTGAGCGCGTACAAATCATCGCATTGACAACAGGCTTCCTGGAAAACAAGCGCGTTCGCAACGGTCAAACTGTTAAAGAAGGTGACTTACTGGTTGAGCTTGAAGATATTGATTACGCAATTGAGCATAAGAAAGCGGTTGCGAATGTGAGCCTGGCTAAGGCAACACTTAAAGAGAAGAAAGCGGCTTATGAGCGTGCTGTTAAAGTACGTAAAGGTGGTGACTTATCTGAGTCTACCTTTGACAGCATGGAAGCCGCTTATGAAACGGCTAAAGCTCAGTATGAACTTGCGATTGCTACTGAGCAGCGCGCTAAAGTTGAGCTAGAGCGTACTAAAATCCGTGCAACGACTAGCGGTAAAATCACTGCGTTATACGTAGATGAAGGTCAGGTGATTTCACGTGGTGATGAAGTTAGCTACATTGTTAATGACGCGCTTATTGACGCAGTTGTTGAAATTCCAAGTAGCGACAGCTTCATCAACAGCATCGACAATCTATCTGCTGACCTAGTTGTTAACAACCAACCATACGCTGACAACGGTAAGTTGTTCGCTGTTGATGGTGCAATTGACCCTCGAAAAGGCACGCTACGTGTACGTTACCGTTTTGAAAACAAAGGCGACTTACTAGACGGTCAATTCGCTAAAGTTGTGCTTTCTAACGTATCTGAGCGCGGTAACATCGTTGTTCCTCAAGCTTCTGTACTAACTGACCGTCAAGGTCGTTTCGTATACGTAGTCGTTGACGGCAAGATTGAAGCTAAGCGCGTAACCACTCATGGTACTCACGAGTTAAACGAAATTGTTGAAGGCCTAAGCGTAGGTGACCAAGTGATCACTAGTGCGACCATGAAGCTTTACCCTGGTCTTGAAGTTCAAATTAAGGGTAATCCATGAGTAAATTCTTTATTGAACGACCTAATTTCGCCGTGGTTGTGGCATTGTTCATGACCCTAATCGGCGCAATTGCTATTACCCAGCTACCCGTTGGTCAGTACCCTAACGTTGCACCACCAACCGTAATGGTTTACGTCAACATGGACGGTGGTTCTACTGATGTAATGCAAAAGTCGGTTGCTTCTATTATTGAAAAAGAAGTGAACGGTGTTGAAGGCATGACGTACATGAAGTCAAACATCGGTAACGATGGTTCTTACTCGTTAGAGATCAGTTTTGAGATTGGTCTTGATGCTGACCGCGCGGTAACCCTAGTACAAAACCGTGTAAACAAGTCGCTATCGCGTCTACCTGAAGGTGCTCGTCGTTATGGTGTAACGGTTGAGAAAGTATCTTCTGGTATGTTGATGGCGTTCTCTGTACGTGACGAAACCCAGAAGATGGACGCGATTGAGCTATCTAACTGGACTTCGGTAGCTCTTAAAGAAGGTCTACAACGCATCTCAGGTGTTTCTCGTGTAACCGTAATTGGTGAAAAAGAATACTCTATGCGTGTTTGGTTAGACCCATCTAAAATGGCTTCAATGAACTTGGCTGTTGAAGATGTACAAGCGGCGCTAATGGAGCAAAACCAAATTCTTGCTGCTGGTCGCTCTGGTATTGAGCCAAGCGTTGGTATGCACTCTTGGGAATACACCTTTAAAGTAGACAGTGCACTTAACAGCGCTGAACAGTTTGAAGAAGTGATTGTTCGCTCTGATCAATACGGTGTAGTTAAGGTTAAAGACATTGCTCGCGTTGAACTAGGTTCTGCCCAGTACCTTGCAAATACGTACCATAACAACCAAGCTGCAACCACAGTATTTATGTATCGCTCACCAACGTCTAACGCGATGGATGTAGGTAACGCTGTAAAAGAATACTTAGCCGCTGCAAATACACCAGACGGTGTTGTTATTGATGTGCCATATGACGGTACTGTATTCGTACAGGCTGCGATTGATGACATCTTTAGTACACTATTTGATGCGATTATCCTAGTAATCATCGTTACTTTACTATTCCTTCAAAGCTGGCGTGTAACGCTAATTACCGCAACAGCTATTCCAGTTTCGCTTATTGCTACCTTTGCAATCATGCTTGCAGCAGGTATGACAATTAACATCATCTCGATGTTCGGTCTTATCCTTGCGATTGGTATTGTGGTTGATGCGGCGATCATCGTTATTGAAAACGTTGAGCGCTTATTGGAGGAAGACCCAAGCCTATCTATACGTGATGCCGTTCTTCAGTCTATGGACGAAGTAACCGGTCCTATTATCGCATCTATGCTGGTACTACTGTCTGTATTTGGTCCTACCTTATTTATGCCAGGCATGACAGGTATCATTTACGGTCAGTTCGGTATCGCAATTAGTGCTGCAGTAGTTGTATCGACCGTTGTTGCTCTTGTGCTTACTCCGGTTATGTGTGTGCTGCTGATGAAGCGCGGCGAGTCTAAGAAAATCTGGTTATTCCGCGTATTCAACACTGGTGTTGATACCACGCGTGATGGTCTAGGTGGTCTAGTTAACTTCATGGGTCGTCGCTTCCTAATTGCTGGCGCATTCATGGCAGCGATTATTGGCGCGATTGTTTTCCTTGGTAACAACACTTCTACTGGTTTCTTACCAGATGAAGATAAAGGTACCTTATTCGCCGTAGTCATGCTTCCTGATGGTGCTGCACTTCACCGTACTGACGCAGTCATGCAAGATATTTCTGACAAAGTACAAGCGATTGATGGTGTTAACACGGCGCTTTCGGTAGCGGGCTTTAACCTTATTACTAACACTGCAGGTCCTAACGCGGGTCTGCTACTTGTTTCACTTGCGGATCTTGAAGAGCGTAACGAAGCGGGTAACCAAGATCAGTGGACTATTCTTGCGCAAGTACAAGCTGCAATTGATGGTAACGAGTCTGTATACGGTTTTGCTTTCGCACCGCCAGCTATTCCTGAACTAGGTCTAGTATCTGGTTTCGACTTGATGTTCAAAGACACTCAAGCTCGTGACCCAGTTGAACTAGCTGATGCTGCTTATGCATTCATCGAGAAAATTAACGCTGACCCACGTGTTGTTGGTGCTTACACTACCTTTAATGCTAACACACCAAACATCAAGCTTGAGATTGACCGTGAAAAGATCAAGATGATGGGGCTACGTATGGACCAAGTGTTCAACACGATTCAGGCACAATTTGCTGGTGCATATTCAGGTGAGTTTAACCGCGATGGTCGTAACTTCTACGTGTTTGTTCAAGCTGAGCAGGTGACACGTAAGAATATTGAAGACTTAAACTTCTTAACTGTACGTAACGAAGATGGTGAGTTAATCAACATCAGCTCGCTAGTCACACCTAAGACTGTATTTGGTCCTCAGGTTATACAGCAGTTCAATCTAATGCAGGCGGTTAACATTAACGGTTACCCAGCTCCAGGTTATGCCTCTGGTGATGCGATTGCGGCAGTACAAGAAGCAGCAAAAGACTTACCAGCAGGTTTTGAAATCGAATGGGCAGGTCTAACTAAGCAAGAGCTAGCAGCGGGTAACGCGGCAGTTGTAGCATTTATCCTAGCGATTGTATTTACTTACCTACTACTGGTTGCTCAGTATGAGTCTTGGGTTGTCGCGCTGTGTATTATTCTGTGTGTTCCAACAGCACTTCTAGGTACGCTATTTACCGTTTGGGCTATGGGCACTGATATCAACATCTATGTACAGATTGCGATGGTACTACTTGTAGGTATGGCGGCACGTAATGCAATTCTGATTGTTGAATTTGCTAAGCAACTACGTGAAGAGCAGGGCTATAGCATTGTTGATGCAGGTGTAACTGCGACTAAGATGCGTTTCCGTGCGGTACTAATGACAGCACTAAGTTTCATCTTAGGTCTGGTACCACTTATGTTCTCTGATGGTGCGGGTTACGCAGCGCAGCAAGCAATTGGTTGGGCCGCATGTGGTGGTATGATTTCGGCAACAGTAATTGGTATGATTGTGGTTCCAGTTATCTACATCATGCTGCAAACATTGCGTGAAAAGTGCATTGACGTAAAGATTAACAAGCCAGCAGAGCAACAAGCTGCGCAGAGTTAATCAACACGCTTGAAAGCCCTGGCATTTGCCAGGGCTTTTTTCTGCCTAAAACCATCTACTTCAATAGGTGGTTTTAGGCATACTGCCTTTACCGATCACTTTTCTATCTGCGGGTTTGTTGACTTCAAGTCGTTAGCATCTGGAGCCCAACTTCCACTAGTTAGATTACCAAGAATTAACTTGCCAAATTCGTCTATTACCAATTGTTTCCAGTTCTCTTAATGATGTCTAGCAAATGCTAATCCTTAGAATAGTTACCAAAGCAAAGTTACTAAGTTTGACCAATTCGATATATGAGGAAGTTGACCTGCCTTAGTAACCAACAATGCCGCTAAGGTATTTATTCAAGATGAGGTACAAGATGAAAAAATCTCTATTAGCATTAGCTCTTGCCGTAGGTGTTGCAGCTCCTACTTTCGCAGAAGACAAGCAACCAGATCCATCTGATCTAACAGCAGTTAACTCTTTCGCATTCGCAACTGTTGACGACCAAGGTAAAATCCAAGGTATGGTTGGTGTTGCAGGTGCTTACTCTGAAGGCAATAACTTTATCGGTCTAGTTGAGCATGGCGTATCGACTAAGACTACTGACAACGGTCACAAGGCACAAAACTCTCGCCTACGTTACTTCCAAGTCATTGACACCGGCAGTGCGGCGCTTCCACAAGCTGGTTTCTCTGTTGATTACATGAAATGGTGGGCTGCTACAGATCAGTCTATTTCGACAGACATTGTCGCATTAGGTGCGATTGCAAAAGTAACGACGCCATGGGAAGCGGTTTCTATTTTCCCTAACCTTGCTTACGTAACTGGTAGCGCGGAGTCTAAAGACCCAAGCATCAAAGCTGACATCAAAGGTTACCAAGTCAACCTATTTGGTTCTATTGCTCTAGATGAAGCGGGTAAGTA
This DNA window, taken from Shewanella maritima, encodes the following:
- a CDS encoding efflux RND transporter permease subunit, with amino-acid sequence MSKFFIERPNFAVVVALFMTLIGAIAITQLPVGQYPNVAPPTVMVYVNMDGGSTDVMQKSVASIIEKEVNGVEGMTYMKSNIGNDGSYSLEISFEIGLDADRAVTLVQNRVNKSLSRLPEGARRYGVTVEKVSSGMLMAFSVRDETQKMDAIELSNWTSVALKEGLQRISGVSRVTVIGEKEYSMRVWLDPSKMASMNLAVEDVQAALMEQNQILAAGRSGIEPSVGMHSWEYTFKVDSALNSAEQFEEVIVRSDQYGVVKVKDIARVELGSAQYLANTYHNNQAATTVFMYRSPTSNAMDVGNAVKEYLAAANTPDGVVIDVPYDGTVFVQAAIDDIFSTLFDAIILVIIVTLLFLQSWRVTLITATAIPVSLIATFAIMLAAGMTINIISMFGLILAIGIVVDAAIIVIENVERLLEEDPSLSIRDAVLQSMDEVTGPIIASMLVLLSVFGPTLFMPGMTGIIYGQFGIAISAAVVVSTVVALVLTPVMCVLLMKRGESKKIWLFRVFNTGVDTTRDGLGGLVNFMGRRFLIAGAFMAAIIGAIVFLGNNTSTGFLPDEDKGTLFAVVMLPDGAALHRTDAVMQDISDKVQAIDGVNTALSVAGFNLITNTAGPNAGLLLVSLADLEERNEAGNQDQWTILAQVQAAIDGNESVYGFAFAPPAIPELGLVSGFDLMFKDTQARDPVELADAAYAFIEKINADPRVVGAYTTFNANTPNIKLEIDREKIKMMGLRMDQVFNTIQAQFAGAYSGEFNRDGRNFYVFVQAEQVTRKNIEDLNFLTVRNEDGELINISSLVTPKTVFGPQVIQQFNLMQAVNINGYPAPGYASGDAIAAVQEAAKDLPAGFEIEWAGLTKQELAAGNAAVVAFILAIVFTYLLLVAQYESWVVALCIILCVPTALLGTLFTVWAMGTDINIYVQIAMVLLVGMAARNAILIVEFAKQLREEQGYSIVDAGVTATKMRFRAVLMTALSFILGLVPLMFSDGAGYAAQQAIGWAACGGMISATVIGMIVVPVIYIMLQTLREKCIDVKINKPAEQQAAQS
- a CDS encoding efflux RND transporter periplasmic adaptor subunit, whose protein sequence is MKNSTLVMLAALSPTVLVAAHANEATQVSVQTAQFQPIYQTKTYSTGLIASERVQIIALTTGFLENKRVRNGQTVKEGDLLVELEDIDYAIEHKKAVANVSLAKATLKEKKAAYERAVKVRKGGDLSESTFDSMEAAYETAKAQYELAIATEQRAKVELERTKIRATTSGKITALYVDEGQVISRGDEVSYIVNDALIDAVVEIPSSDSFINSIDNLSADLVVNNQPYADNGKLFAVDGAIDPRKGTLRVRYRFENKGDLLDGQFAKVVLSNVSERGNIVVPQASVLTDRQGRFVYVVVDGKIEAKRVTTHGTHELNEIVEGLSVGDQVITSATMKLYPGLEVQIKGNP